TGGAAATAGTAAGTACaaacaaattcaaaatttagtacacgaagttaaattaatatctgtataatatttaattaatgttgtatttataatagacttataattatatactgttaatgtaaaacataataactattgcagcaataattagtaattttaattctatgatAAATGCAATAATCGAAACTACTGATAATAACGtagtattaattttgatatcgCTATAATCAAGACACTTGACACTTACTGATTAGAAAAACTATCTCAGATAAGCAATGATGTATAAAATCTCGAGATTTGTtatattgcacacatgatatttcCATTAAATCtgtaaattcttattattcttataataattcttttagtttaatactaatttaaacgacattataaaaatttgtaattaatatatttatatttttatatttatattgcaatatatatatatatatatatttttttttagtggcGTTGGCCCATATGACATTGGTTTACTTCAGCTTGCGTCTCCATTGAAGTTTAATGATAGAGTAAAGCCCGTCAAATTGGCAGCACGAGGAAGTGACCCAATCTCAGATGAAAAGGGACTGCTTGCTGGATGGGGCTCCATTTCATCTACTAGTAACCCAGTATATCCTGCTAAACTTCAGAATGTTGACGTGGTTTTCGTGGATCGTACTACTTGCCACGATGCCGTCTTGCGTTTGACCGGATCTTCTCCCGTTCACGAAACCAATGTCTGCTCTGGTCCATTGACAGGTGGCATCTCCGCATGCTACGTAAGTTCTAAACATTTAGTAATTTAGTAACTgacagtaattttattatcatcttAATATGACAATTTAATGTGCTAATtccttacttttttcttttagggTGACTCCGGTGGTCCTCTACTCTCTCTGCGTGTAGGACAAGGACCGGAGCTCACTGGAATAGCATCTTGGGTTGTTGTTCCATGCGGCACTAAAGGTGCGCCATCCGTATATACCAGGGTATCCGTGTTCATCGATTGGATTAATCAGAAAACcggtaataattaatatggcAATATTAATAACGTATTGTAAACTAatgacaatttattataatattcaataaataaataagtatgcAACATAAGTAAACAATACTGGTTCTTTATTTCACACGTACGTGAcagtaaaaataagtaatttaattaaatgaagaAGGCATTCATAAGAAATAGTATTGCtatgtttttattagatttgatAGTTATCACAAAtgttattactttaaatattcacGTCTCATAATTGGCATTCTATAACATAcggtatatattttaaataattatgtgctaatataaaatgaatatatatacaataaaaattgttttcaagaCTAATGTGTAATAACGTCAAAatctaatgttaaaaaattattataacaaacaaattcaatattgtaaaagttaattaaacttaataaattttgaaaatatattatataatatctttagaataatcaatatttaataacactcaaaataagttaaataatccatatataaaaacttttgaatTGAGTGTAAGAATTTTTGGGTTTTAAGTAtactgttaattaaaattatgaatattatttatttatgttttttatcaaatttgcgATATCATTATTGCggtattatttacattacttattgtatataattctttagaGTTTCTTCTTGTGGTCTattgtatgtacataataattttttatataaaattttgtcgatgtaacaaaaaatattgttttctattCGCTTTTACTATATTCAACAATAGTCACAAATATGCGCAAGctttattatcttaaatatatgtttgcttatatgtatatacacatatacatatacgtaattagtgtaaataaatatatttcattgtaTTCTGTTTCTTCtaagtaacatttttaacaaaatatttgtttatatttactaaatattatgtttatggTTTATTAGCACATAAAATCgcgatttaaataatattaaaataaataacaaattacatAAGAGatatctattaataatattttcaataattgttaaatttattgttttttaacaaatttggttgatatttcaaatttatacatatttattatcagaataattaaaattttcacgtttagttttatataaatttgttatttaatagcTATTCTTattcgaaataataataaactatattttttacaaagaattgaaataaatgagTTAAcctttaaatgtaatataaaaataagtattatgttttttcttataatactgtgatttacatatttgtatatgtgAGAGAAATAGCAAGGAGAATGGGTCAAATTGATAATACGCGTCGAGAATGAGAAAGTATGAACACGAAGCGACACACTGCTCTTGTTAATgactttattctttctttcgtACAGAGCGAGCGAGCCGCGCTTGCATTGCCGGTCTTTATATATCTTCCTCGGGATTGTTTGCCACGAGACCAATCCCAAGCGTCGGTACATCTTCGTCAAATTTTGGCTTATTTCCTCGTAGCGAGGCAGAAATTCCGTTAAACGGTAACTCGGCCCGTCACGAGGCGAATTCAATACCCGCTCGcaaacaataatatacaatcATAATAGGCGACACGAGGAAAACACGCTGCCTCATTCGACAGTACGACCGAGCGAAGCCGATTCCTCGCAAATCgcttacatataaatatgtattttatatattttatataatacatctacatttataaaaactatttttgcCATAGAATttgttaaagattttattatattaaggcTTACAATATATAGGATTCAATATcacaacataaaaatatcttgtaaaatctttataatcaTGCAGAATGTATTAATCATAGATAAGATTTctaaagattataaatatatcaacgTATTGTCATCATTAATGTCACATGAATGCACtcgacaaataaaatataaaatgttgtcAGTGTTAGGCTGACATCAAACGgcgtaatgtattttaaaccAATTGTGTTCTTTGCTTTCGTAGCGGTAACAGTCGCCGGtaagtcaatttttttatttaaataatatatataatgtgtgtcgaattacattaaaaaattagattaatatattaaagcaaacattaaaaaaattttacaccatataaaagtttttcttattaaattttgaaaactattgattaaattatttaacaaataatactacaaataattattcaattatttaatttaattattgtctCGCTTTATAGATTATAAAGCAAGTATAgaggtaaaaaatattttaattttagaataaaacattaaaaaaaaaaccctttttaatggaaaagcttttttattaaattattactaatatagcatttatttatgttagtaattaatgttaaaaacatttgatacgtacatacgttattttgatattatttaatgttttctgTATTCATAATTTCAACTTTAAATGTAAACATGGTGCAGGATCTAATGCCCACGCGTTGTCAATTGGAAGAGAgagttttaaattaacaacaaaataaaattaagggatttttatatatcttttattgtaCGTACATCTCATTacattacttaattaaatattagtgattaaatatcaaataacatAAGCTCTGAAATCAATTACATTTTCTAATAcaataatctaattatatctgtaattattgCCACTTAACCATTATACTACGTTTTAATTGTTTGCAGCAATCTGTATCCAAGAATTTTTTGGATAAATGCAAAAACTGAATTCTAAACAATAACgttaaatatcaaaagaaaatacttatttgaataaaaaactatcaaaattacagtaaaagattcatctttttttaattttttattaaaagttttggATTTTTATCTCTAAGCAAGAGTAACAacgtttactttttaaattataaaaaattcttttaattttatttaaagtttttatttttttatgttaaaaatatctctttttgtcatacatatatttttttaaaacattaataattgaaattttatagagaGACCTCAAGTCGGTCTTCGGATACCGCGGATCTTGCCGCCTTTTATTCGTTCATATTCACCTCAAGTGGTCGGAGGTGAAGAAGCTCCGGAAGGAAGTTACCCGTACATAGTTTCCCTTCAAGTATATAACGGTCATTTCTGCGCCGGATCCATCTTGAACGAGCGATGGGTTGTAACAGCAGGACATTGCATTGATATGGTTCCTATTGGTGACATTACTGTTAAGGCTGGTAAgcataatattaaagttaggGAGGACACTGAACAAGTGGTCCATGTAACGCAAATTAtcgtacataaaaattataaagggcaaatattataagtaaaataatgaaaacagtaaacataaacaaatttaaattagcatacatatttaaattaatatctgtttaatatttaattaatgctgtatgtataatagacttataacatgttattacatactgttaatataaaacataatagctattgtaacaataataaacaattttgcttctataataaatgtaataatcgtAACTACTGATAATCGGTTGACACTTACAATTAGGAAAACTATCTCAGATAAGCAatgatgtataaaattttgagatttgctatattgcacacgtgatatttctattaaatttgtagagtattattatttctgtaataattcttttaatttaatattaatttaagcaaaattatttttatgaagatttgtgattaataatatatatttatatatttatattacaatattctatatttatttttcagtgGCGTTGGCCCATATGACATTGGTTTGCTTGAGCTTGCGTCCCTATTGAAGTTTAATGATAGAATAAAGCCCATCAAATTAGCAGCACAAGAAAGTGACCCAATCTCAAATAAAAAGGGACTGCTTGCTGGATGGAGCTCTACTTCGACTAGTCGAGCTTTTCCAGAATATCCAGATAAACTTCAGAATGTTGAAGTGGTTTACGTAGACCGTGCTACTTGCCACGAAGCTGTCTTGCGTTTGACCGGATCTTCTCCCGTTCATGAAACCAATGTCTGCTCTGGCCCATTGACAGGAGAAATCTCTACATGCTACGTAAGTTCTAAACATTTAGTAATTTAGTAATTgacagtaattttattattatcttattacggctatttaatgtattaattccTTACTTTTCTCTTTTAGGGTGATTCCGGTCCTCTAATCTCTGTGCGTCTAGGAGAAGAACCAGAGCTCACTGGAATAGTATCTTGGAGTATTATTCCATGCGGCACTAAAGGTGCGCCATCCGTATATACCAGGGTATCCGTGTTCATCGATTGGATTAATCAGAAAACCGCTAATAATTAATAGGGCGATATTATTGacgtattattataaactaatgacaagttattataatattcaaataaataaatacgcaacataattaaacaataatatttctgtattttaaACCTATGTGACactaaaagtaatttaattgaatgaaGAAAACATCCACAGTAAATAGTATTCTTatattcatgtttttattacatttgactATCATcacaaaatgttattattttacttatttacatACCATACTTGACattctataatatacaatacatatttaaaataattaaatgctgatgtaaaataaatataaaatagaaactgTTTTCAAGTctaatgtacatataataatgtcagaatctaatgtaaaaaaataattattacaaaaataaatttaatattctaaaaattaattaaagctaataaattttaaagatatattatatctttatagaatgatcaatatttattaacactcaaaataaattaaataatacagataaaTTTGAAGTAGTAATGTAGATGCAGTAATGTACTTTTGCATTGGATGCAAGAAGTTTCAGGTTTTATGTTAATTGTTTGGATTTTATAcagaaatacatttataaaggGTATCGTAAAGACTAtcgaaaaactaaaattttacataagataCAAGCGTTAAaagtcaagaatatttttaaatgaggTTTTCATACAGTTTGTTCATATCACAACATTCATATcacatttattgtaaaatatagcttttatagaggttttctaaataattataagcaGTGTAAGCATGTTGAGATAGAATACATTGATCGTACTATTTGTCATGAAGCCATCGAGCGCTTGACAGGATTTTTTCTCGTAAAATCAATTTGCTCTGGTCTATTGGCAGGAGGATTCGCTGCATGCAGCATTAGTTGCAGTcgttctttaaatttaataaataacaatagcCTATTAATGCAACAATTTGatgtatcaaattaattactttcagAGTTACTCAAATGGTCCTGTAATCTCTAAGGGCCGGTTTCACAAACTCCGGTTAAATTAACCGGCCGGTTATTTTACTGGAATTGGCCAATCGCATgccaaacaaaaaattatcaaaaagatGTTCAAAAGAAATCTTATTTCTGaatctgaaattttaaagAGGCTTCAAAAAGATTGCATAAAGATATCAAAATGTTATCCAATGCGCCGTTATCTGCTAACATAAAGATGTCACGGAAATGTtatctaaataataacttaaaatagACATCTAAGAAATGTTAACATATAGAGATCTTACTTATGATATcaaaaagaaatgatttatgttAACATATAGAATTCTTATTTATGATGTATAAAAGATAacgtaaatgttttttagaaaaaataaaatgttctattaaattatcacAATCCAAGACAGTACAAACCTACCATAtttacattaacaaatattaacaaagattaacaaatatttgttaatttcgcttaacgacaaatacgattggtcaattccaatgaaaTAATCGATCGGTTAAGGTaaccaaaaattataaaaccgGCCCTAAATGTTCAAGACAGAAATTAATGCTCATTAGAATAGTATCTTGAAGTATTATTCCATGTGGTAGTGCAGATATCCAAATTTAACGATTGTATCTAGCaacgattaattatttacggcAATATTGACAATTTGTAATTGCATACtaacaaattgttaaatattatttaatataa
This genomic stretch from Monomorium pharaonis isolate MP-MQ-018 chromosome 4, ASM1337386v2, whole genome shotgun sequence harbors:
- the LOC105831005 gene encoding LOW QUALITY PROTEIN: chymotrypsin-1 (The sequence of the model RefSeq protein was modified relative to this genomic sequence to represent the inferred CDS: substituted 1 base at 1 genomic stop codon); this encodes MYLKAIVFFALVAVAIAEGPRVGLRIPQILPPFLRSYSPXVVGGKEAPEGGYPYIVSLQVSSQHFCAGSILNDRWIVTAGHCVKAVSSANLITVKAGKHNINTWENTEQAIRVVRGIVHENYKGGVGPYDIGLLQLASPLKFNDRVKPVKLAARGSDPISDEKGLLAGWGSISSTSNPVYPAKLQNVDVVFVDRTTCHDAVLRLTGSSPVHETNVCSGPLTGGISACYGDSGGPLLSLRVGQGPELTGIASWVVVPCGTKGAPSVYTRVSVFIDWINQKTGNN
- the LOC114253975 gene encoding trypsin-1-like → MYFKPIVFFAFVAVTVAERPQVGLRIPRILPPFIRSYSPQVVGGEEAPEGSYPYIVSLQVYNGHFCAGSILNERWVVTAGHCIDMVPIGDITVKAGKHNIKVREDTEQVVHVTQIIVHKNYKGGVGPYDIGLLELASLLKFNDRIKPIKLAAQESDPISNKKGLLAGWSSTSTSRAFPEYPDKLQNVEVVYVDRATCHEAVLRLTGSSPVHETNVCSGPLTGEISTCYGDSGPLISVRLGEEPELTGIVSWSIIPCGTKGAPSVYTRVSVFIDWINQKTANN